A portion of the Kineosporia corallincola genome contains these proteins:
- a CDS encoding FtsK/SpoIIIE domain-containing protein, with protein sequence MVSARTLFERAVKTHLDAQGLLDAVRDRLDRLEAESTHSAESAQQQIALAARLERAAAEAAPQWLGAPWQVVAQERFPLEHSARPGEPALIRVADAQPLPGVGFPVIVPFTGIGHIALDLDARDPVVAGLLRSIITRLVAAFPAGQLRILAVDGGALGAPLAPFHALVPAGVMNEPVSELDEFRELLTEAEEQVKQVQAGLNPNPDVIVIVTAALPPNCTRSDYARLAALAHAGPAARVHLLLAGYASRSRSTWTQLPPLERTTMITTDPSSRGHFRIGDPPEESFGGGLNAPVTLDPAPPPGLIDELCRRVAAKAESDGKLVFDDLVPKELWTQSSVGGLTTLIGRVGRGDAVVSLDDATPHWLVAGRTGAGKTVFLLDILYGLAARYSPDELALYLLDFKEGVSFSEFIPTEVDPTWVPHARTVGVESDREYGLAVLTELVREMGRRAAAMKKAGVTNLAQLRSSRPDVALPRILTVIDEFHVLLKGNDDTAKRAVGLLEEVARKGRSYGIHLIMASQSISGIEALFTKGSSVFAQFAMRVALSGGGNILDTLNDAATALPIGQVVLNNQAGTASANRRARFPDADAPSLHALRHRMWEMRTPGSPPPAVFIGYAEYSVDDAPPPPRRSLGRRRRVALVGRQVDVGLSSAAFPLDSSPGRHLGVIGTSLVGADVLSSAAISLARQHDPGTATFHLVSLIGPTEDEVEGLEARLQRNGHEATVLRLPEYRNLLHHFADHPPTDRDFANYILVYGADAATSTLKQKEAGRSRTGLDEFRTLLREGPAGGVHVFGWWRGARRLSDDLGIQGKDDVAGIVALNVKGNEVGQLIGRSHVQWQPRHNRALLIDRHEDREELIVPFVSPGRYSEEFA encoded by the coding sequence GTGGTCAGCGCCAGGACGCTGTTCGAGCGTGCCGTGAAGACGCACCTCGACGCGCAGGGACTGCTCGACGCCGTGCGCGATCGGCTGGACCGGCTGGAGGCCGAGTCCACCCACAGCGCCGAGTCCGCCCAGCAGCAGATCGCCCTGGCCGCCCGGCTGGAACGGGCCGCGGCCGAGGCCGCCCCGCAGTGGCTGGGAGCGCCCTGGCAGGTGGTGGCGCAGGAACGGTTCCCGCTGGAGCACTCGGCCCGGCCCGGTGAGCCGGCCCTGATCCGGGTGGCCGACGCCCAGCCGCTGCCCGGGGTGGGGTTCCCGGTGATCGTGCCGTTCACCGGCATCGGTCACATCGCGCTCGACCTCGACGCCCGCGACCCGGTGGTCGCCGGTCTGCTGCGCAGCATCATCACCCGGCTGGTGGCCGCGTTCCCGGCCGGGCAGCTGCGCATCCTGGCGGTCGACGGCGGTGCGCTGGGTGCCCCGCTGGCCCCGTTCCACGCCCTGGTCCCGGCCGGGGTGATGAACGAGCCGGTGAGTGAGCTGGACGAGTTCCGCGAGCTGCTGACCGAGGCCGAGGAGCAGGTCAAGCAGGTGCAGGCCGGGCTGAACCCGAACCCGGACGTGATCGTCATCGTGACCGCGGCCCTGCCCCCGAACTGCACCCGCAGCGACTACGCCCGGCTGGCCGCCCTGGCCCACGCCGGCCCGGCCGCCCGGGTGCACCTGCTGCTGGCCGGGTACGCCTCCCGGTCCCGTTCCACCTGGACCCAGCTGCCGCCGCTGGAACGCACCACGATGATCACGACCGATCCGTCGTCCCGTGGTCATTTCCGCATCGGCGACCCGCCGGAGGAGAGCTTCGGGGGAGGCCTGAACGCCCCCGTCACCCTCGACCCGGCGCCGCCGCCCGGGCTGATCGACGAGCTCTGCCGCCGGGTGGCGGCCAAGGCCGAGTCGGACGGCAAGCTGGTGTTCGACGATCTGGTGCCGAAGGAGCTCTGGACGCAGTCGTCGGTGGGCGGGCTGACCACGCTGATCGGCCGGGTGGGCCGGGGCGACGCGGTGGTCTCGCTCGACGACGCCACGCCGCACTGGCTGGTCGCCGGGCGCACCGGCGCCGGCAAGACGGTGTTCCTGCTCGACATCCTGTACGGCCTGGCCGCCCGCTACTCACCCGACGAACTGGCGCTCTACCTGCTCGATTTCAAAGAGGGAGTGTCGTTCTCGGAGTTCATCCCGACCGAGGTCGACCCGACCTGGGTGCCGCACGCCCGCACCGTCGGCGTCGAGTCCGACCGGGAGTACGGGCTGGCCGTGCTCACCGAGCTGGTGCGCGAGATGGGCCGCCGGGCTGCCGCGATGAAGAAGGCGGGCGTCACCAACCTGGCCCAGCTGCGCAGCTCACGGCCCGACGTCGCGCTGCCGCGCATCCTCACCGTCATCGACGAGTTCCACGTGCTGCTCAAGGGCAACGACGACACCGCCAAGCGGGCCGTCGGGCTGCTCGAGGAGGTGGCTCGCAAGGGCCGCTCCTACGGCATCCACCTGATCATGGCCAGCCAGTCGATCTCCGGCATCGAGGCGCTGTTCACCAAGGGCTCGTCGGTGTTCGCGCAGTTCGCCATGCGGGTGGCGCTGTCCGGCGGCGGCAACATCCTGGACACCCTGAACGACGCCGCCACCGCCCTGCCGATCGGCCAGGTGGTGCTGAACAACCAGGCCGGCACCGCCAGCGCCAACCGGCGGGCCCGGTTCCCCGACGCCGACGCGCCCAGCCTGCACGCCCTGCGTCACCGGATGTGGGAGATGCGCACGCCCGGCTCGCCGCCGCCCGCCGTCTTCATCGGGTACGCCGAGTACTCGGTGGACGACGCGCCGCCCCCTCCGCGCCGCAGCCTGGGCCGTCGGCGGCGGGTCGCGCTGGTCGGGCGGCAGGTCGACGTGGGGCTGTCGTCCGCGGCCTTCCCGCTGGACTCCTCGCCCGGTCGGCACCTCGGCGTGATCGGCACCTCGCTGGTCGGCGCCGACGTGCTCTCGTCGGCCGCGATCAGCCTGGCCCGGCAGCACGACCCGGGCACGGCCACCTTCCATCTGGTCAGCCTGATCGGCCCGACCGAGGACGAGGTGGAGGGCCTGGAGGCGCGGTTGCAGCGCAACGGGCACGAGGCCACGGTGCTGCGGCTGCCCGAGTACCGCAACCTGCTGCACCACTTCGCCGATCACCCGCCCACCGACCGCGACTTCGCCAACTACATCCTGGTCTACGGCGCCGACGCGGCCACCTCCACGCTGAAGCAGAAGGAGGCCGGCCGCTCCCGCACCGGCCTCGACGAGTTCCGCACCCTGCTGCGTGAGGGCCCGGCCGGGGGCGTGCACGTGTTCGGCTGGTGGCGGGGCGCCCGGCGGCTGTCCGACGACCTGGGCATCCAGGGCAAGGACGACGTGGCCGGCATCGTCGCGCTCAACGTGAAGGGCAACGAGGTGGGTCAGCTGATCGGTCGCTCGCACGTGCAGTGGCAGCCACGGCACAACCGGGCCCTGCTGATCGACCGTCACGAAGACCGGGAAGAACTGATCGTGCCGTTCGTCTCGCCCGGGCGTTACAGCGAGGAGTTCGCCTGA
- a CDS encoding zinc-dependent metalloprotease, with protein sequence MSEGNRDGRDAGSDGPRDDEGREKNQGDSGETPRDEPRPGTGPRIGFGSDLSTGGAPGGPRKKDDETPEDPLAGLFSAFMGGGAGGAGLPPDLLGSLPPGMLNMPGMPQDAQSLQAMLSSVQQMMMSGGGDGPVNWELATNVARQAAAEGGDPSVGDAQQRKVAEALRTADLWLDRVCDLPSATARTEAWSRAEWIENTLGVWKIVVEPVANSVNEAMAKALTEQAPPEMRAVLGNALPMMRKMGGTFFGAQLGQALGALSREVIGGGDVGLPLLPAGKVAMIPANLAEFGEGLGLEEDEVRLYLALREAAYARLVAGVPWLRAHLLAAVEEYARGIVIDTDRIESAIRDLDPSDPQAMQQALASDIFEPERTPTQQAALDRLEMALALVEGWVDTVVDEAARHSLPHASALQETLRRRRAAGGPAEHTFASLVGLELRPRRLREAAAVWSALTAARGAAGRDALWEHPDIAPGEAAFADPVGFAGVEPQTDDMDAELARLLDGGLGEAPDEPSPEGGPQKDEPKKDDDDQ encoded by the coding sequence ATGAGCGAGGGAAACCGGGACGGCCGGGACGCTGGGTCCGACGGCCCCCGCGACGACGAGGGCCGCGAGAAGAACCAGGGCGACAGCGGTGAGACGCCTCGCGACGAACCGCGTCCGGGCACCGGGCCGCGCATCGGCTTCGGGTCCGACCTGAGCACCGGCGGCGCGCCGGGCGGCCCGCGCAAGAAAGACGACGAAACCCCCGAAGACCCGCTGGCCGGGCTGTTCTCCGCCTTCATGGGCGGTGGCGCGGGTGGCGCCGGGCTCCCGCCCGACCTGCTCGGCAGCCTGCCCCCGGGCATGCTCAACATGCCCGGCATGCCGCAAGACGCGCAGTCGCTCCAGGCGATGCTCAGCTCCGTGCAGCAGATGATGATGAGCGGTGGCGGCGACGGCCCGGTCAACTGGGAGCTCGCCACCAACGTGGCCCGTCAGGCGGCCGCCGAGGGCGGCGACCCGAGCGTGGGCGACGCCCAGCAGCGCAAGGTCGCCGAAGCCCTGCGCACGGCCGACCTGTGGCTCGACCGGGTCTGCGACCTGCCCTCGGCCACGGCCCGCACCGAGGCATGGAGCCGGGCCGAGTGGATCGAGAACACGCTCGGCGTCTGGAAGATCGTGGTCGAGCCGGTGGCGAACAGCGTCAACGAGGCGATGGCCAAGGCCCTCACCGAGCAGGCCCCGCCGGAGATGCGCGCCGTGCTCGGCAATGCCCTGCCGATGATGCGCAAGATGGGTGGCACGTTCTTCGGCGCGCAGCTCGGCCAGGCCCTGGGCGCGCTGTCGCGCGAGGTGATCGGCGGCGGAGACGTCGGCCTGCCCCTGCTCCCGGCCGGCAAGGTCGCGATGATCCCGGCCAACCTGGCCGAATTCGGCGAGGGCCTGGGTCTGGAGGAAGACGAGGTCCGGCTGTACCTGGCGCTGCGCGAGGCGGCCTATGCCCGGTTGGTCGCCGGGGTGCCGTGGCTGCGTGCGCACCTGCTGGCGGCGGTCGAGGAGTACGCCCGCGGCATCGTGATCGACACCGACCGCATCGAGTCGGCCATCCGCGACCTCGACCCCAGCGACCCGCAGGCCATGCAGCAGGCCCTGGCCTCGGACATCTTCGAGCCCGAGCGCACCCCCACCCAGCAGGCCGCCCTGGACCGGCTGGAGATGGCCCTGGCGCTGGTCGAGGGCTGGGTGGACACGGTGGTCGACGAGGCCGCCCGGCACTCACTGCCGCACGCGTCCGCCTTGCAGGAGACCCTGCGCCGGCGCCGCGCCGCCGGTGGCCCGGCCGAGCACACCTTCGCCTCGCTGGTCGGTCTCGAGCTGCGGCCGCGCCGGCTGCGGGAGGCCGCCGCGGTGTGGTCCGCGCTGACCGCGGCCCGAGGCGCCGCCGGCCGCGACGCCCTCTGGGAACACCCCGACATCGCGCCCGGCGAGGCCGCCTTCGCCGACCCGGTCGGCTTCGCCGGGGTGGAGCCGCAGACCGACGACATGGACGCCGAACTGGCCCGGCTGCTCGACGGCGGCCTGGGCGAGGCGCCCGACGAACCGTCCCCCGAGGGCGGTCCGCAGAAGGACGAGCCGAAGAAGGACGACGACGACCAGTGA
- a CDS encoding WhiB family transcriptional regulator gives MKPVQLTALLDALVEEIDETSTEMPCRVFDAELWFAESPTDVEHAKALCQDCPVRQECLAGALERNEPWGVWGGELFVAGVIVPRKRPRGRPRKCVVAA, from the coding sequence ATGAAACCCGTGCAGCTCACCGCCTTGCTCGACGCCTTGGTGGAAGAGATCGATGAGACCTCCACCGAGATGCCATGCCGGGTGTTCGACGCGGAGCTCTGGTTCGCAGAGTCTCCGACGGATGTGGAGCACGCGAAGGCACTCTGCCAGGACTGCCCCGTGCGTCAGGAATGCCTGGCCGGGGCACTGGAGCGGAACGAACCGTGGGGCGTCTGGGGTGGCGAGCTCTTCGTCGCCGGCGTGATCGTCCCGCGCAAGCGGCCCCGGGGCCGGCCGCGGAAGTGCGTGGTGGCTGCCTGA
- a CDS encoding PPA1309 family protein: MTDEPADPRSLSVRRVIVELERHVATAGWDAPIRVFALVKTAGALERDPSLANRLPTEVINAATEDLDHLTAVEQEGLPEAQNLEELLHQIAWPDSVDGAAVVVERTVLPPEAESQIPDDEAAAIEWIDRHPDRRDVRLGAAVLRSGEYCCAVRARDHDSDDSVAVGRDLAPGLVEGVAATLD; this comes from the coding sequence GTGACTGATGAACCCGCCGACCCCCGTTCGCTGTCCGTCCGCCGCGTGATCGTGGAGCTCGAGCGTCACGTCGCCACCGCCGGCTGGGACGCTCCGATCCGGGTGTTCGCCCTGGTCAAGACGGCGGGCGCACTGGAGCGCGACCCCTCACTGGCGAACCGGCTGCCGACCGAGGTGATCAATGCCGCCACCGAGGACCTCGACCACCTGACCGCGGTCGAGCAGGAGGGCCTGCCGGAGGCCCAGAACCTGGAGGAGCTGCTGCACCAGATCGCCTGGCCGGACAGCGTGGACGGCGCGGCCGTGGTGGTCGAGCGCACCGTGCTGCCGCCCGAGGCGGAGAGCCAGATCCCGGACGACGAGGCCGCGGCGATCGAGTGGATCGACCGGCACCCCGACCGGCGTGACGTGCGCCTGGGCGCCGCCGTGCTGCGCAGCGGCGAGTACTGCTGTGCCGTCCGGGCCCGCGACCACGACTCCGACGACAGCGTGGCGGTGGGCCGCGACCTGGCTCCCGGCCTGGTCGAGGGCGTGGCCGCGACCCTGGACTGA
- a CDS encoding NAD-dependent epimerase/dehydratase family protein: MTPTRRTRFLLGSGGPAGPGVIAITGAAGPAGRALVRSLLRRMSETPTSAPTRVIAIDTAERIERLTAPGPDPKPGSRNAVDPVRGQVEAGLEYAAEPAPVPEVAGAATEVTQEFVTPGTGLAAPKVGPAAGPGAGPVVAPGEGPMVAPGVAPTGGPTAASTSATPAQDSEAARAARMPSGELAERAEQTGTAGQTAKAGRADQNAKTGQTSSAGQAETAGQAETAGQAETAGQAETAGQSEKTGQSEKAGQAEKAGQATGAEGLGGEGSSSSSTVTEEPTRPRRRSYLPAGLTPSRKEPRKDKEPRKDREPREEKTKDDEPAPSAPELGIVPGTDTGVEWRAADISSPEVVTALDAADVVIHLATADDATEAVSGSPSDRRLRAVRAAQAVSMAAAAVGARRLVAVTTAMVLGARPDNPVPLADDADCRADPDDGLIGDLLEVERVLERIPRVHPGLAFSLVRPAALVGPGVDTAVTRHFEAPRLLVLRGTGTQWQFCHVDDLAEAIWTVISSGIDGPLAVGAPGSLDETQVETISGMRRLEVPTALAFSTAERLHRVGVLNTPASELAYVVHPWVVGSAGLLAAGWAPEHDNEACLRGLLEDQRRRRALGWRVDRRDAAMGAAGAAGAAVALLGTAAIVRQARSRQSKRRRSTLEP; this comes from the coding sequence GTGACCCCGACACGCCGCACTCGCTTCCTGCTCGGATCAGGCGGCCCGGCGGGGCCGGGAGTGATCGCGATCACGGGCGCCGCCGGCCCGGCCGGCCGCGCCCTGGTGCGCTCGTTGCTCCGCCGGATGAGTGAAACGCCCACGTCGGCCCCCACCCGGGTGATCGCCATCGACACCGCCGAGCGGATCGAGCGGCTGACCGCCCCCGGGCCGGACCCGAAGCCGGGCTCCAGGAACGCGGTGGACCCGGTGCGGGGTCAGGTGGAGGCCGGCCTGGAGTACGCCGCCGAGCCTGCTCCGGTGCCCGAGGTCGCCGGTGCGGCAACCGAAGTGACCCAGGAATTCGTCACGCCCGGTACGGGACTGGCGGCACCAAAAGTGGGGCCGGCGGCGGGACCAGGGGCGGGACCGGTGGTGGCACCCGGAGAGGGACCGATGGTGGCACCCGGAGTAGCGCCGACGGGGGGACCGACAGCGGCATCGACGTCAGCAACCCCGGCTCAGGACAGTGAGGCCGCCCGGGCAGCCCGCATGCCGTCCGGCGAACTGGCTGAAAGGGCCGAGCAGACCGGCACGGCCGGGCAGACCGCGAAGGCCGGTCGGGCGGACCAGAACGCGAAGACCGGGCAGACCTCGAGTGCGGGGCAGGCCGAGACGGCGGGGCAGGCCGAGACGGCGGGGCAGGCCGAGACGGCGGGGCAGGCCGAGACAGCGGGGCAGAGCGAGAAGACGGGGCAGAGCGAGAAGGCAGGGCAGGCCGAGAAGGCGGGGCAAGCCACCGGGGCCGAGGGGCTGGGTGGGGAGGGGAGCTCTTCGTCGTCCACTGTTACTGAAGAACCCACCCGGCCGCGCCGCCGCTCCTACCTGCCGGCCGGCCTGACCCCTTCACGCAAGGAACCGCGCAAGGACAAAGAGCCCCGCAAGGACAGGGAGCCGCGCGAGGAGAAGACCAAGGACGACGAACCGGCGCCGTCCGCGCCCGAACTCGGCATCGTGCCGGGCACCGACACCGGGGTGGAGTGGCGCGCGGCCGACATCTCCTCGCCCGAGGTGGTGACGGCACTCGACGCCGCCGACGTGGTGATCCATCTTGCCACGGCCGACGACGCGACCGAGGCGGTCAGCGGCAGCCCGTCCGACCGGCGGCTGCGCGCGGTGCGGGCAGCGCAGGCGGTCAGCATGGCCGCGGCCGCGGTCGGGGCCCGCCGCCTGGTCGCCGTCACCACCGCGATGGTCCTCGGCGCCCGCCCCGACAACCCGGTGCCGCTGGCCGACGACGCGGACTGCCGCGCCGACCCGGACGACGGCCTGATCGGCGACCTGCTGGAGGTAGAGCGGGTGCTGGAGCGGATCCCGCGCGTGCATCCCGGGCTGGCCTTCAGCCTGGTGCGCCCGGCCGCGCTGGTCGGGCCCGGCGTCGACACCGCGGTCACCCGGCACTTCGAGGCGCCCCGGCTGCTGGTGCTGCGCGGCACCGGCACGCAGTGGCAGTTCTGCCACGTCGACGACCTGGCCGAGGCGATCTGGACGGTGATCAGCAGCGGCATCGACGGTCCGCTGGCGGTGGGCGCGCCGGGCTCGCTGGACGAGACACAGGTCGAGACGATCAGCGGCATGCGGCGTCTGGAGGTGCCGACCGCGCTGGCCTTCAGCACCGCCGAGCGCCTGCACCGGGTGGGGGTGCTGAACACGCCGGCCAGTGAGCTCGCCTACGTCGTCCACCCGTGGGTCGTCGGGTCGGCCGGGCTGCTCGCCGCCGGCTGGGCGCCGGAGCACGACAACGAGGCCTGCCTGCGGGGTCTGCTGGAGGACCAGCGCCGGCGCCGGGCCCTGGGCTGGCGGGTGGACCGCCGCGACGCGGCGATGGGCGCTGCCGGTGCGGCGGGGGCCGCGGTGGCGCTGCTGGGCACCGCCGCGATCGTGCGGCAGGCCAGGTCACGTCAGTCCAAACGTCGCCGTTCTACCCTTGAGCCGTGA
- a CDS encoding ABC1 kinase family protein, with protein sequence MTDLPRRAVTRTAKLAALPLTAAGRTALGVGKRLGGKSAEAVAAEMQARTAEQLFRVLGELKGGAMKFGQALSIFEAALPEEVAGPYRATLTKLQDSAPPLPAATVHQVLAEQLGPRWRTSKFQSFDDRPSAAASIGQVHKAVWRDGRPCAVKIQYPGAGAALISDLNQVTRVGRVAAGWIPGLDVKPILDELKARMVEELDYSLEAKTQARFARAFRGDPVFAVPEVLVSSEHVIVSEWLDGVPLSRLIASGTQEERDLGARRYMEFLLAGPARAGLLHADPHPGNYRLLDDGRFGILDFGAVKRLPQGMPPEMGRLLTLALAGESEAVVEGLRELGFIKSSIKIDGDALLTYLEPFLEPIRHTTWRFERAWMRSLFAYINDVRRPDWTMGLKLNLPPEYLLIHRVWLGGIAVLCQIDGDVPVPEVLAEWLPEFDPSAYAIEDTAVEPG encoded by the coding sequence GTGACAGATCTGCCGCGTCGCGCGGTCACCCGGACGGCGAAGCTGGCGGCCCTGCCCCTGACCGCTGCGGGGCGCACCGCCCTGGGCGTGGGCAAACGGCTGGGCGGCAAGTCCGCCGAGGCGGTCGCCGCCGAAATGCAGGCCCGCACCGCCGAGCAGCTGTTCCGGGTGCTCGGCGAGCTCAAGGGCGGGGCGATGAAGTTCGGCCAGGCCCTGAGCATCTTCGAGGCCGCGCTCCCCGAGGAGGTCGCCGGGCCGTACCGGGCCACGCTGACCAAGCTCCAGGACTCGGCTCCCCCGCTGCCCGCGGCCACCGTGCACCAGGTGCTGGCCGAGCAGCTCGGGCCGCGCTGGCGCACCAGCAAGTTCCAGAGTTTCGACGACAGACCCTCGGCCGCGGCCAGCATCGGCCAGGTGCACAAGGCGGTCTGGCGGGACGGCCGGCCGTGCGCGGTCAAGATCCAGTACCCGGGGGCGGGGGCGGCGCTGATCTCCGACCTGAACCAGGTCACCCGGGTGGGCCGGGTGGCAGCGGGCTGGATCCCCGGCCTCGACGTGAAGCCGATCCTCGACGAGCTGAAGGCCCGCATGGTCGAGGAGCTGGACTACTCGCTGGAGGCCAAGACGCAGGCCCGGTTCGCCCGGGCGTTCCGCGGCGATCCGGTCTTCGCGGTGCCCGAGGTGCTGGTCAGCAGCGAGCACGTGATCGTCAGCGAATGGCTCGACGGGGTGCCGCTGTCCCGCCTGATCGCCTCCGGCACGCAGGAGGAACGGGACCTGGGCGCCCGTCGCTACATGGAGTTCCTGCTGGCCGGCCCGGCCCGGGCCGGGCTGCTGCACGCCGATCCGCACCCCGGCAACTACCGCCTGCTCGACGACGGCCGTTTCGGCATCCTCGACTTCGGGGCCGTCAAGCGTCTGCCGCAGGGCATGCCTCCGGAGATGGGCCGGCTGCTCACGCTGGCCCTGGCCGGGGAGTCCGAGGCGGTGGTCGAGGGACTGCGCGAGCTCGGCTTCATCAAGTCGTCGATCAAGATCGACGGCGACGCCCTGCTCACCTACCTGGAACCGTTCCTGGAGCCGATCCGGCACACCACCTGGCGGTTCGAGCGGGCCTGGATGCGCTCGCTGTTCGCCTACATCAACGACGTGCGGCGCCCGGACTGGACGATGGGCCTCAAACTCAACCTGCCGCCCGAGTACCTGCTGATCCACCGGGTCTGGCTGGGGGGCATCGCGGTGCTCTGCCAGATCGACGGTGACGTGCCGGTGCCCGAGGTCCTGGCCGAGTGGCTGCCGGAGTTCGATCCGTCCGCGTACGCCATCGAAGACACCGCCGTCGAGCCGGGCTGA
- a CDS encoding NUDIX domain-containing protein, with protein MSDLAEGGARLLDDVGAALRDARPQSPAERFEQTAWLALLASTGDGLLRRAQAPAHLTASAAVLSPDGAQTCLVFHHKMQTWVQPGGHFEAGDPSGAAAAAREVAEETGLSGRVTPAPVLLSRHPAPCAPGVVDYHLDLQYLMLSDVVDPTPSDESPQVRWWPVHDLPRDLASGVPELVRRATEVLAAQPDGWVPTARR; from the coding sequence GTGAGTGACCTCGCCGAGGGCGGTGCCCGGCTTCTGGACGATGTCGGCGCCGCCCTTCGTGACGCCCGGCCGCAGAGCCCGGCCGAGCGTTTCGAGCAGACCGCCTGGCTGGCCCTCCTGGCCAGCACCGGCGACGGCCTGCTGCGCCGCGCGCAGGCACCGGCCCATCTCACCGCCTCGGCGGCGGTCCTGAGTCCTGACGGCGCCCAGACCTGCCTGGTGTTCCACCACAAGATGCAGACCTGGGTGCAGCCCGGAGGCCATTTCGAGGCCGGTGACCCCAGCGGGGCGGCGGCCGCGGCCCGTGAGGTGGCTGAGGAGACCGGACTGTCCGGCCGGGTGACGCCGGCACCGGTGCTGCTGTCGCGGCACCCCGCGCCCTGCGCGCCGGGCGTGGTCGACTATCACCTCGACCTTCAGTACCTGATGCTCAGCGACGTGGTCGACCCGACCCCGAGCGACGAGTCGCCCCAGGTGCGCTGGTGGCCGGTGCACGATCTGCCGCGGGATCTCGCCTCCGGCGTGCCCGAGCTGGTGCGCAGGGCGACCGAGGTGCTGGCCGCGCAGCCGGACGGCTGGGTGCCGACCGCGCGCCGGTGA
- a CDS encoding YlbL family protein: protein MSDQPDSGNPVNSPDDRWVPPRSGLIDPRTGVMLIACLFAVILSAVVVLLPVKYAIMQPGPVLNTLGEVDGKPLISVSGHQTYETTGTLDLTTVSLLGGPDRKVTLLQVVDGWLRGSKAVVPEEQVFTPGETQEESDAENQAEMTSSQESATAAALWALDIDVPTTLTVAGTAEGSPAADVLEEKDVITAVNGTAIGDLADLRTTLAGLEAGAKITVTVQRDGKKRTLTTETMKNDAGDTVLGIYITPDFDFPFDVKIQIEDIGGPSAGMMFALGIIDTLTPGDLTGGKHIAGTGTIDADGTVGAIGGIRQKLVGARQAGADYFLAPADNCDEVAGHVPDGLQVIRVETLDQARTDVEAIADGTASGLKGCE, encoded by the coding sequence GTGAGCGATCAGCCCGACAGCGGCAACCCTGTGAACAGCCCGGACGATCGCTGGGTGCCGCCCAGATCGGGGCTGATCGACCCGCGCACCGGGGTGATGCTGATCGCCTGTCTCTTCGCGGTGATCCTGTCGGCCGTGGTGGTGCTGCTGCCGGTGAAGTACGCGATCATGCAGCCCGGCCCGGTGCTCAACACCCTGGGCGAGGTGGACGGCAAGCCGCTGATCTCGGTCTCCGGCCACCAGACCTACGAGACCACCGGCACACTCGACCTGACCACGGTCTCGCTGCTCGGCGGCCCCGACCGCAAGGTCACGCTGCTCCAGGTGGTCGACGGCTGGCTGCGCGGCAGCAAGGCGGTGGTGCCGGAGGAGCAGGTGTTCACCCCCGGCGAGACCCAGGAGGAGTCGGACGCCGAGAACCAGGCGGAGATGACCTCGTCGCAGGAGAGCGCGACCGCCGCGGCGCTGTGGGCCCTCGACATCGACGTGCCGACCACGCTGACGGTGGCCGGCACCGCGGAAGGCTCGCCGGCCGCCGACGTCCTCGAGGAGAAGGATGTGATCACCGCGGTCAACGGCACGGCCATCGGTGACCTGGCCGATCTGCGCACCACGCTGGCCGGTCTGGAGGCGGGTGCGAAGATCACCGTGACGGTGCAGCGCGACGGCAAGAAGCGCACGCTGACCACCGAGACGATGAAGAACGACGCGGGCGACACGGTCCTCGGCATCTACATCACGCCGGACTTCGACTTCCCGTTCGACGTGAAGATCCAGATCGAGGACATCGGCGGCCCGAGCGCCGGGATGATGTTCGCCCTCGGCATCATCGACACGCTCACCCCCGGCGACCTGACCGGCGGCAAGCACATCGCCGGCACCGGCACGATCGACGCCGACGGCACCGTGGGTGCGATCGGCGGCATCCGGCAGAAGCTGGTGGGTGCGCGTCAGGCGGGGGCGGACTACTTCCTCGCCCCCGCCGACAACTGCGACGAGGTGGCCGGGCACGTGCCCGACGGCCTCCAGGTGATCCGGGTCGAGACGCTCGACCAGGCCCGCACCGACGTCGAGGCGATCGCGGACGGCACCGCCTCGGGGCTCAAGGGCTGCGAATAA
- a CDS encoding DUF5679 domain-containing protein — MSDTYSGEFYCVKCKEKRQAEGKVVETNGRRMAKGTCPVCGTNLNRILGKA, encoded by the coding sequence ATGTCGGACACCTACAGCGGCGAGTTCTACTGCGTGAAGTGCAAGGAAAAGCGTCAGGCCGAGGGCAAGGTCGTCGAGACCAACGGCCGGCGCATGGCGAAGGGCACCTGCCCGGTGTGCGGAACGAACCTGAACCGCATCCTCGGTAAGGCCTGA